Proteins encoded within one genomic window of Lynx canadensis isolate LIC74 chromosome B2, mLynCan4.pri.v2, whole genome shotgun sequence:
- the LOC116738096 gene encoding bcl-2-binding component 3, isoforms 3/4-like, whose product MVAGEGGEHASTPTAPGAQTESEERSSGTLRYPHPPRAPPGVRGSIAPAASRRTAHPGSTSPAGPGPGRRSFSPARGGGRSRAARLSAGPAACSGRSRSQAPGLGRVGGDRREPEPGPVTSGRKQKPEKLMPKQAIDFTSESYL is encoded by the exons ATGGTGGCAGGTGAAGGCGGCGAACACGCATCCACACCCACCGCCCCGGGAGCGCAAACCGAAAGCGAGGAGCGCAGCAGCGGGACACTCCGTTATCCTCACCCGCCACGGGCCCCGCCAGGTGTGCGCGGCTCCATCGCGCCCGCGGCGTCCCGGCGCACGGCTCACCCCGGCTCGACTTCGCCCGCCGGCCCGGGCCCCGGAAGGCGAAGTTTCTCTCCCGCCCGCGGCGGCGGCCGCTCACGCGCCGCCCGGCTCTCCGCGGGTCCCGCAGCCTGCTCCGGGCGGTCGCGGTCACAGGCGCCGGGCCTCGGGCGAGTCGGGGGAGACCGACGGGAGCCGGAGCCGGGACCTGTCACCTCGGGCAGGAAACAAAAGCCGG AGAAACTCATGCCTAAACAAGCTATTGACTTCACATCTGAATCGTATCTCTGA